The bacterium genome includes the window GAGCGAGACCAACGGCACCCGCGGATCCTGGAGCATGCGCTCGCCGACCGCTGCGCCGCTGCCGATGATCAGGTTAAATATGCCCTCCGGCAGATCGTTATCCCGCAGGACATCATGGATCGCCTTCTGGACGGCGATGGCGGTCAGCGGCGTTTTGGAGGAGGGTTTCCAGACGATGACATCACCGCAAACCGCTGCCAGCATGGCATTCCAGGCCCAGACCGCGACCGGGAAATTAAAAGCGGTGACGACACCGACCACGCCGAGGGGATGGTACTGGTCGTACATGCGGTGGCGGCTGCGCTCTGAATGCATGGTAAAGCCGTAAAGTTGCCGTGATTGGCCGAGGGCGAAATCGCAGATGTCGATCATCTCCTGAACCTCGCCCCATCCCTCCTGCAGTGATTTGCCCATCTCGTAGGTGACCAGCTCGCCCAGAGGTTTTTTAAAGTCACGCAGCCGAACTCCGATCTGCCGCACGATCTCGCCCCGTTTGGGCGCCGGGACCATGCGCCAAACCTTGAAGGCCTCAACGGCTTGTGCCATCAGGACCTCATAGTCGGCCGCCGAAGCCCGGTAGACCGCGGCGATCTTGCGGCCATCCGCCGGCGAAAAGACCTCCAGCAACCCCTGATCGCGGCTTTCCAGCCATTTCCGCCCGGTGCAGGCGCCAAAATTGACTTGATCGATTCCCAGAGTTTTTAAAAAATCCATAGCCTTCTCCTCTAAAAGAGATCATCCATTAGCCGCAGGGCCGTAGGTTTCAACCTCACAATTTGCACATTTTTTCGAAAAAAGCAAATGGTTTCACGCGTCATAGCGGCCAAATGGCGCCGTCCCCATTGTACAATTTCGTACTTGCCCGCCGATACGGTGTACCTGCAGGTACAGTTCCTCGTGAGAGGGATACATATAAAAAAGTCTATCTCCCTGTTTTTATTAACAAATAGAGCTAGCTCGGCATCCTTGGCATTCCGGTTGCAACATGGTTCCTATCCGACGTCAACCGGTTCAGCCATGAAAGAGCCTATGAAAAAGAGTCTCCTGCTTCTCCTCCTTCTCCTCGGCGCCACCCTCTACGGACAACCCCGCCCGGATATGGCACGGCAAGAGGAGCGCAGCCGTTTTCTCGACCTGCTGCAACGCACGCGCACAACGGTAGCGGACTGCGATAATCCCGATGCGCGGCGGCTGTTGCGTCAAGCGGAGGAGAAGGCTGCTGCGATCCGGCCGATACGGCGGCGCGGAGAGCGGCAAGAGGCGCTCACTCTATATGCGGACGCGACCCGTCTTCTGCTGCGCGCCCTCGATCTTTGCTCAGCGGGTCGGCATTCCGCCGAGGACGTGGAAGCAGGCCAGGAGTATCACCGACTGCGCGAAGAGATCGCTGCGGCCCGCGAGACGACGCGAAACCGTCCCAGCCCCCTTCAACGTCCGATCCTCGGCAAAATCGACGCCCTTGACCGACAAACCCGGCAGGCCCTCGATGCCGGCCAGACGGGCATCGCCCGGCGTAAAATGGAATTGACCCGTATTCTCCTCAATCGGCTCATGCATCCGGGGCCTGGCGTGGAGGAGGCCCGCCGTGATTTGCAGGCGTTCCGGACGGAGATGGACAGGGTGCGCCGCTCCGGCGCCGGGTCTTCTCCACGCCGCGATGCCTTGCTGGCTGCGGCGGAAAATGAGGCTGCTGACGCCGGGTACTTTCTCGACCGCCGGCGGGTCCGTCCAGCGATGGCCGCCCTCGCCGCGGGACGACGCTTCATCGCCCTTGCTACGGCGGCCCAATCGCTGGAGGCCGGCGCCTCATTCTCTGCACTGCAAGCACAAGTCACTATGCTCGACGAAAAACTCGAAGCGCTCGAAGCGGAACAGAACGATGATCCCGATCAGCAGGATGATCTCCGGTGGTGCCGACGGGCCTGCGACAAAGCGCAGCAAGCCTTGGACCATCAGCAGCCCGAGCTGACCCGCGAATACCTGACGCTCGCCCGCGATCTGATGGCAGAACTGGATGAATGAAAGGAGGTGTAACGCCGCATGTGCAGGCCGTGCCCCACAGCCTGGCGCACGGCCCAAAAGAATCTAGCGAACATTTCTGCAACATTCGTTAAAAGGAGCATCGTATGCAAAGAAAAACCTTCTGGATATCGATATTACCCCTTCTTGCTCTCCTGATCGGAATGGCGTTCGCCGACCAGCCCGGCGATCATGACCGCGATTGGGGTAAATACTACGATACCCGCTCGGCCCTCAAGGGCTCCGTCCTCGATACGGCCTTCCAGCCGCTCGCCGGTGCCGTAGTCACCGTCAACCATGTCGGCCTGCCCGTCTTCTCAAAATCCGACACCAGTGACACCGCAGGCGCGTGGTTTGTCGGCGGGTTGATGCCCGGTTGGTATATCATCCAGGCGGTCAAAGAGGACTATCTGGCCCAGTATTACGACCACAGCGAGAGCCTGCTCAAAGCCAAGCCGGTCTCCCTCTCCCGGCAGGACACCCTTCGCGATTTGACCTTTAATCTGAGCCCCGGTGCGATCCTTTCCGGGACCATCTATCTCGCCGATGGGACGACCCCGCTTGCCGGGACGAAGGTAGCGGTCCTGAAGCTGCGCGATCTGCGTGACCAGGGCGTCCTTGCCACGGCGGTTTCCGGCGCCGACGGCCGTTACCGCATCGGCGGACTACCGACCGGTGCCTATCTGGTCAAAGCCACCCACGAGGGGTACCTCGAGGAATACTACCGTGAGGCTGGCAAGCGCTCCGGCGCCGATACCGTCACCGTGACCGCTCCCGAAGAAACCTCCGGCATCTCCTTCACGCTCGATCAGACCAGCGCCCTCACCGGCCTCATCACCGCCGAAAGCGGCGGCGCTCCGATCGCAAGAGCCTGGATCGTCGCTTACAGCCAGCTGACCTTCGGCGGCCGCCAGGTGATGCCGGCCGGCAGAGCCCGCAGCGATGACGCCGGACGCTATATCCTCGCTGTCAAGCCAGGAAACTATCTCGTCACCGCAGAGGCCACCGGGTATGCCGCCCAATGGTTCGACCATGTCGCCTCCGCCGACCAGGCGACTCCGGTCGAGGTCCTTAACGGCGCCCACAGCCGGGCCGATTTTGCCCTGAAAAGCTGGGGCGGCCTCTCCGGCAAAGTGACCGACGTCCGTACCGGAATGCCATTAGCCGGCGCCGCCATCCAGGCTTTCAATGAGGAAAAGGGCCTGGGCGCCAAACGCGCCTATGAGAGCATCAGCAAGGAAGACGGAACCTACACCTTTTCCGGACTGCCCACGGGCCGTTATATCATCACCGCCAGGGCCCAGGGCTACCTCAGGGAATACTGGCAAGAGGCCGATTCACTGCGCAACGCCACCATCGTCACCATGGAGGACGGCATCAGCCTCACCGGAATCGATTTTACCCTAAGCACCGGCGGAACCATCGCCGGACAGGTTACTGAAGCCGGTCAGCCGGTCGCCGATGCGCGGATCGAAGTCTCTTCCCTGAACGGCCGGATCAAAATAACCGGACGCAGCGATGCCTCAGGCCACTACGAGATCGGTGGGCTGCAACGCGGCACCTATCTGGTCAGCGCTGCACATGCCGGCTACGTCACACAATGGTACGACAGCGTCTTCACCCGCAAGGAGGCTACGCCGCTTCCGCTGCTCCCCACCCAGTCGCTGACTGACATTGACTTTGTGCTGGGCAAGGTGCCGCCGCTCCCGCGCAGCCTCTCCGGCCTGGTCGTGGACGACAGCACCGGATTGCCGGTCGCAAACGCCATGATCATGGCCGTGCCGATGCGCGCTTTCGGTCGGCTGCGCAAAGCCCTTTCCGCGGAAGACGGCACCTACCTCCTCTCCGGACTCGCTGCAGGCCCATACGTGCTGCTGATCGAAGCCCGCGGCTACCGGGGCGAGTTCTACAATGACGTGCGCTCGTGGAAGGACGCCACGCTGCTGGAGGTGGTCGAGGGCAAGGAATTGACCGGAATCGATATTGGACTCTGCCCGCAGGAGCCGGGCGCCTATCAGGTTGCCGGCAAGGTGATCGATAACGCCGGCGCGCCGGTTGAGGGGGCGCTGGTCACCCTCTCCGCTGCTGAGGGTGTGACCGCCAGCACAGTGACCGCCGAAGAGGGTGATTACAGCTTCGACAATGTGCCGGCAGACAGCTATGCCCTGGTGGCCTCAGCGGCTGGTTACGTGGATTCCACCCCCGCCTCCCAGCCGCTCGCTGTGGGGGGCAAGATCAATATCTACAACCTTAACCTGCTGGTCTCGAGCCAGACCACCGGTGTGCAGGAAAATCCGGCACTGCCGGTTACAACCTCCCTGGGACAGAATTACCCCAATCCCTTCAATCCCTCCACCCGCATCGATTTCACGCTCGCCCGGGGCGGCAGGGTGCGCCTGACCCTCTATGACATGCTCGGGCGTGAGGTCAAACGGCTCGTCGACGGCACGCTGTCTGCTGGCAGCCACCAGATCCTCTGGGATGGCACCGGCCGGAACGGAGTCAAGATGGCCTCCGGTATCTATTTCTATCGTCTCGAGGTAGAGGGTGCTGCCGAAACCTTCAACCAGATGCGCCGGATGGTGTTGATCAAATAGGTCCCGGGATTTCTTCCTATTTCTCACCAGAGAGGTGCGGAATGGCTGCCGCACCTCTTTTTTTATGTCCCGCGGTGGCCGGCCCGGCCCAAAACGCAAACCCTGCAATCCCGTTTGGAATTGACGATTAAATGTTGTACATTTACAAGATAACGGATCCCTTACACCCTGTTTATTTCGAGGTGACACTATGGCCAAACAGCCGCGCATCTCTCCGGGCGTCGGACTTATTCTGCTCTTCATCGGAATCACCGCGTTGATCGTCAAGTCGGGGCATGGTTCGCTCTTTCGCGCTCTCCTTGGCGCCCTCTTCTTCCTGCTTGTAGCGGCCTATTTTGCCATCCGATCCTTTACGCGCGAGGAAAACTGGTGGCTGGTGCTGCCAGCCGGGCTCTGCTTCACCGTGGCGCTGATTTCGGCGCTTCAGCCTTTTTCCTTGTTGAAACCGGGCCTCTTCTGGGTCGTTTTCCTGTGCGGCATCGCTTTGACGCTCTTTCTCTACGATCAATACCGTCCCTTCACCAGGAACACGCGCTGGGCACGGCAGGGTGGTTTTCTTTGCGCCGGCCTGGCCCTGTTTCAGTATCTCAAAACATTGCACTTCATGGATCCACTGCTTCTGGCTGCGTTGTTTTTGCTGTTGGGCGGCGTCTGGCTGCTGCTCAATAAGCACTGATCCGGATACCGCTGCTGTGACCGATACCAAGCCGATAGATCGCGCCGGGACGCCGCAAAACCGGCGTACCATTCTTCTCCTCTCCCTGGGTCACTTCGCCAACGACGCCTACCCGGGTTTCCTTGCACC containing:
- a CDS encoding carboxypeptidase regulatory-like domain-containing protein, which codes for MQRKTFWISILPLLALLIGMAFADQPGDHDRDWGKYYDTRSALKGSVLDTAFQPLAGAVVTVNHVGLPVFSKSDTSDTAGAWFVGGLMPGWYIIQAVKEDYLAQYYDHSESLLKAKPVSLSRQDTLRDLTFNLSPGAILSGTIYLADGTTPLAGTKVAVLKLRDLRDQGVLATAVSGADGRYRIGGLPTGAYLVKATHEGYLEEYYREAGKRSGADTVTVTAPEETSGISFTLDQTSALTGLITAESGGAPIARAWIVAYSQLTFGGRQVMPAGRARSDDAGRYILAVKPGNYLVTAEATGYAAQWFDHVASADQATPVEVLNGAHSRADFALKSWGGLSGKVTDVRTGMPLAGAAIQAFNEEKGLGAKRAYESISKEDGTYTFSGLPTGRYIITARAQGYLREYWQEADSLRNATIVTMEDGISLTGIDFTLSTGGTIAGQVTEAGQPVADARIEVSSLNGRIKITGRSDASGHYEIGGLQRGTYLVSAAHAGYVTQWYDSVFTRKEATPLPLLPTQSLTDIDFVLGKVPPLPRSLSGLVVDDSTGLPVANAMIMAVPMRAFGRLRKALSAEDGTYLLSGLAAGPYVLLIEARGYRGEFYNDVRSWKDATLLEVVEGKELTGIDIGLCPQEPGAYQVAGKVIDNAGAPVEGALVTLSAAEGVTASTVTAEEGDYSFDNVPADSYALVASAAGYVDSTPASQPLAVGGKINIYNLNLLVSSQTTGVQENPALPVTTSLGQNYPNPFNPSTRIDFTLARGGRVRLTLYDMLGREVKRLVDGTLSAGSHQILWDGTGRNGVKMASGIYFYRLEVEGAAETFNQMRRMVLIK